In Vigna unguiculata cultivar IT97K-499-35 chromosome 3, ASM411807v1, whole genome shotgun sequence, a single genomic region encodes these proteins:
- the LOC114176863 gene encoding ER lumen protein-retaining receptor A, with the protein MNVFRLAGDMTHLLSILLLLLKIYATKSCSGISRKTQELYAIVFMARYLDLFTDFISVYNSFMKVIFIGSSVAIAWCMRFHPVVRRSYDRELDTFRYFFLVGASFALALIWHDKFTVLEVFWAFSIYLEAVAILPQLVLLQRSGNVDNLTGQYVFFLGAYRAFYILNWIYRYLTEPRFTRWIAGISGVVQTALYADFFYYYFISWKNNSKLKLPA; encoded by the exons ATGAACGTCTTCAGGCTCGCCGGTGACATGACCCATCTTCTGAgcattctcctcctcctcctcaaAATCTACGCCACCAAATCATGCTCAG GGATTTCTCGCAAGACTCAAGAACTGTACGCTATTGTGTTCATGGCTCGTTATTTGGATCTGTTCACGGACTTCATCTCCGTTTACAACAGCTTCATGAAGGTGATTTTCATCGGCAGCTCCGTAGCCATTGCTTGGTGCATGCGTTTCCACCCCGTGGTCCGGAGAAGTTACGATAGGGAACTCGACACTTTTcgctatttttttcttgttggggCCAGCTTTGCTTTGGCACTCATCTGGCACGACAAGTTCACCGTTCTAGAG GTTTTCTGGGCATTTTCAATATACTTGGAAGCAGTTGCAATATTGCCCCAGTTGGTTTTGTTGCAAAGAAGTGGTAATGTGGACAATTTGACCGGGCAATATGTATTCTTTCTTGG TGCGTATCGTGCATTTTACATCCTGAACTGGATATACCGCTATCTGACCGAGCCACGATTTACTAGATGGATTG CTGGCATCTCGGGTGTTGTTCAGACAGCTTTATATGCAGATTTCTTCTATTATTACTTCATCAG TTGGAAGAACAATTCGAAACTGAAGTTGCCTGCCTGA